A single genomic interval of Sceloporus undulatus isolate JIND9_A2432 ecotype Alabama chromosome 2, SceUnd_v1.1, whole genome shotgun sequence harbors:
- the CREBRF gene encoding CREB3 regulatory factor isoform X2, with product MNYMLPVYPEEKLERNLQANKTQHLDLDLVDLGVEMPQPSVSGMDPPFGDAFRSHMFSEQTLMSTDLLANSSDPDFMYELDRGMDYQPSSRDNLFSVEDCKDLENLESFTDLLDTEPCFPANWEQWDTYSEDLTKYTKLTSCDIWGTKEVDYLGLDDFSSPYQDEEVISKTPTLAQLNSEDSQPVSDPLCYPELLFSVKQTQMTSLPMKKIATRATAPVCSSKTAQAETPLAEFPQKASKPNSSTQIMVKTNVYSNEKVNIHVECKDYVKKAKVKINPVHQSRSAMSQANSDAAKENTCFCGAVAKKQERKGNDSFQSPTVPVLPFKETQALLLTPPQETPGQVAEDCSLSASTSVSDPSQKKEEHNYSLFITDGLDEHAGKADAEEEEEEVEDEDHDEGFGSEHELSENDEEEDDYEDDKDDDISDTFSEPGYENDSVEDLKEMTAISCRKRGKRRYFWEYSEQLTPAQERMLRPSEWNRDTLPSNMYQKNGLHHGKYAVKKSRRTDVEDLTPNPKKLLQIGNELRKLNKVISDLTPVSELPLTARPRSRKEKNKLASRACRLKKKAQYEANKVKLWGLNTEYGPPVSGQTSEFVNQVLEKTAEGDPTGGLVGLRIPTSKV from the exons ATGAATTATATGCTGCCTGTTTACCCTGAAGAAAAGCTGGAACGAAATTTGCAAGCAAACAAAACACAGCATTTGGACTTGGACTTGGTAGATCTGGGCGTGGAAATGCCTCAG CCTAGTGTGAGTGGAATGGACCCTCCTTTTGGGGATGCCTTTCGAAGCCACATGTTTTCAGAACAGACTCTGATGAGCACAGATCTTTTGGCTAACAGTTCTGATCCAGATTTCATGTATGAATTG GACAGAGGAATGGATTACCAGCCAAGTTCCAGGGACAACCTCTTTTCTGTAGAGGACTGCAAAGATCTTGAGAACCTGGAGTCTTTCACAGATCTACTGGACACTGAACCATGTTTCCCTGCAAACTGGGAACAGTGGGACACTTACTCTGAGGATTTGACAAAGTATACCAAGTTAACCAGCTGTGACATTTGGGGAACAAAAGAGGTGGACTACTTGGGTCTTGATGATTTTTCAAGCCCATACCAGGATGAAGAGGTGATAAGTAAAACTCCAACACTGGCTCAGCTCAATAGTGAGGACTCACAGCCTGTCTCAGATCCACTGTGCTACCCAGAATTGCTATTCAGTGTAAAACAAACTCAGATGACATCTCTGCCAATGAAGAAAATTGCAACCAGAGCAACAGCCCCAGTTTGTTCATCTAAGACTGCTCAGGCTGAGACACCTTTAGCAGAATTTCCccaaaaagcaagcaagcctaATTCAAGCACACAAATCATGGTAAAGACCAATGTGTATAGTAATGAGAAGGTGAATATTCATGTTGAATGTAAAGATTATGTTAAAAAGGCAAAAGTAAAGATAAACCCAGTACACCAGAGCAGGTCTGCCATGAGCCAGGCAAATTCTGACGCTGCAAAAGAAAACACTTGCTTCTGTGGAGCTGTAGCAAAGAAGCAAGAGCGGAAAGGGAATGACTCCTTTCAGAGTCCCACCGTTCCTGTGCTGCCTTTTAAAGAGACTCAAGCACTGCTCCTCACTCCACCCCAAGAAACTCCAGGACAGGTTGCAGAGGACTGCAGCCTCTCTGCTAGCACCTCTGTTTCAGATCCTTCacagaaaaaagaagaacacAATTATTCTCTCTTTATCACTGATGGTCTGGATGAGCATGCAGGCAAAGCTgatgctgaggaagaggaggaggaagtagaggaTGAAGACCATGATGAAGGCTTTGGAAGTGAGCATGAACTATCTGAAaatgatgaagaggaggatgaTTATGAAGATGATAAAGATGATGACATCAGTGATACTTTCTCTGAACCAG GGTATGAAAATGATTCTGTAGAAGACTTGAAAGAAATGACAGCAATATCTTGTCGAAAAAGAGGGAAGCGAAGATACTTCTGGGAATACAGTGAGCAGCTGACACCAGCACAAGAGAGAATGTTGAGGCCTTCAGAATGGAATCGAGATACATTACCAAGTAATATGTATCAGAAGAACGGATTACATCACG gaaaatatgcTGTAAAGAAGTCACGGAGGACTGATGTGGAAGATCTGACACCTAACCCTAAAAAATTATTACAGATTGGGAATGAACTGAGAAAGCTGAATAAAGTGATCAGTGATTTGACCCCAGTCAGCGAACTTCCATTAACAGCTAGACCAAGgtcaaggaaagaaaaaaacaagcttgcttccag GGCTTGCCGACTGAAGAAG